The following are encoded together in the Pontibacter liquoris genome:
- a CDS encoding ice-binding family protein: MNRVLLLICLFLTASTLSFAQSDPTLGQASEFAVLAATTVNNTGTTGVSGRLGIAPGTTVNDAGTLLVSHTPMHLGTDLAIQAQADAQKAYDFLKGRPVTGTLPNNMGGFMVTPGVYRIDGDAALNGILRLDGAGNIDGIFIFVISGKFTSGQPLPPTPSTGLLLQNGAQAKNVYWVVEGDVTLGGSTLLQGTIISNGNIDLGMGVGLIGRAISLKGSVTLNTNNIFLPTVVTNDLSIEKKAVAGDYTVGSTVTYVIKTKNSGPNDASNVVVTEDFPLDGLEFISVVAEKGEVRLDTDGKYRWYVGDLKNGEEASLTVTFKILAAGTINNRVTIIAKDPDPDPTDNEGEAPVAVPCAKPTLELTGESSFCTPLLNTTYTVTKVPDAVSYTFDLPVGWTKVSQTDNTITVNAPVSGTIKATVKNVCGETATIEKQVQLLPALGTTTIDGAAATCQDTQQLVYRAGSAGADAYAWTATGDVTIVGSTTADTVVVNVGAAGGSLKLVASNNCFTATALKTITTTAKPAAPAAITGNADVCAGTNATFTVADVTGATGYTWTVPAGWTIVSGQGTGTLVVKASDAAGNITVTADNNCGSSAATTMALTASAKPTKPVITGDAASCAGTTLTYSVADVADATGYTWSVPTGWTIKKGQNTTTIEVEVGSTAGDVKVVVANKCGDSEAGSLAVKGLTAPATPAAITGTAAVCASSEALTYTFANAENGAVYTWAVPAGWTIVSGQGTGTITVNAGTAGGTISVSGTNTCGTSGTATTEVTITTPPAAPGPIRDKSNVCDGLVYTIDAVSGATSYTWTVSTGFTIIEGQGTTSIKVKASQPTASGEVTVVANNGTCGSAVATATMDAALADGQLNFPKAFSPNNDGRNDTWEISNLLKFPDNEVLIFNRWGSEVYRKKSYQNDWNGNKLEAGTYFYKVRVKLCNGVDKEFTGYVAIFR; encoded by the coding sequence ATGAATCGAGTTCTACTGTTAATTTGTCTCTTTCTGACAGCCAGCACCCTTAGCTTTGCGCAGTCAGATCCAACACTAGGGCAAGCCAGCGAGTTTGCTGTTCTGGCAGCGACAACTGTAAACAATACCGGCACAACCGGGGTATCGGGCAGGCTTGGAATTGCCCCCGGAACCACAGTGAATGATGCCGGCACCCTACTGGTTTCGCACACCCCGATGCACTTGGGCACCGACTTGGCCATACAGGCGCAGGCAGATGCTCAAAAGGCCTATGATTTTCTAAAGGGCCGGCCGGTAACCGGCACGCTACCCAACAACATGGGTGGCTTTATGGTAACGCCCGGCGTTTACAGAATTGATGGCGATGCCGCGCTTAACGGCATCCTGCGGCTGGATGGTGCCGGCAACATCGATGGCATCTTTATCTTTGTGATCTCCGGTAAATTTACTTCTGGCCAGCCGCTGCCGCCTACACCCAGCACAGGCTTGCTGCTGCAAAACGGCGCACAGGCAAAGAACGTGTACTGGGTAGTAGAAGGCGATGTGACCCTAGGCGGTTCCACGCTATTGCAGGGCACAATCATATCAAACGGCAACATCGACCTGGGGATGGGCGTGGGCCTAATCGGCCGGGCTATTTCTCTGAAAGGCAGCGTAACCCTGAATACCAACAACATCTTTCTGCCTACTGTGGTAACCAATGACCTGAGCATCGAGAAGAAAGCGGTGGCAGGCGATTATACCGTTGGCTCTACCGTTACCTATGTGATCAAGACCAAGAACAGCGGTCCAAACGATGCGTCAAACGTGGTGGTAACAGAAGACTTCCCGCTAGATGGCCTGGAGTTCATAAGCGTGGTGGCAGAGAAAGGCGAAGTAAGACTCGATACCGATGGCAAGTATAGATGGTATGTGGGCGACCTGAAAAACGGCGAAGAAGCTTCCTTAACCGTGACCTTTAAAATACTGGCAGCCGGTACCATCAACAACCGGGTAACAATTATTGCCAAGGACCCGGATCCGGACCCGACCGACAACGAAGGAGAAGCACCGGTGGCGGTACCTTGTGCCAAGCCAACTCTGGAACTGACAGGCGAAAGCAGCTTCTGCACGCCCCTGCTTAACACAACCTACACGGTAACCAAAGTGCCCGATGCCGTGTCGTATACCTTTGATCTGCCTGTAGGCTGGACAAAAGTATCGCAGACAGATAACACCATCACCGTGAATGCGCCTGTATCAGGCACTATTAAAGCCACTGTTAAGAACGTGTGCGGCGAAACTGCTACCATAGAAAAACAGGTACAACTGCTACCCGCCTTAGGCACAACAACCATAGACGGCGCCGCTGCAACCTGCCAGGACACCCAGCAGCTTGTTTACAGAGCGGGTAGCGCAGGCGCTGATGCCTATGCCTGGACCGCGACCGGCGATGTGACTATCGTGGGCAGCACGACCGCTGATACGGTGGTTGTAAATGTAGGTGCCGCAGGAGGCAGCCTGAAGCTGGTAGCCAGCAACAACTGCTTTACAGCAACAGCCCTTAAAACAATCACCACTACCGCCAAACCCGCTGCGCCGGCCGCCATAACCGGCAATGCAGATGTTTGCGCAGGCACTAACGCCACGTTTACAGTAGCCGATGTAACAGGCGCTACCGGGTATACCTGGACGGTGCCGGCTGGCTGGACGATCGTGAGCGGTCAGGGTACCGGCACGCTGGTAGTAAAGGCAAGCGATGCCGCCGGCAACATAACCGTAACCGCCGACAACAACTGCGGCAGCAGCGCCGCCACAACCATGGCCCTTACTGCTTCCGCCAAACCAACGAAACCTGTAATTACCGGTGACGCAGCCAGCTGCGCAGGCACTACCCTTACCTATAGCGTGGCCGATGTGGCCGACGCAACCGGCTATACCTGGTCTGTACCAACCGGCTGGACGATTAAAAAGGGCCAGAACACCACCACCATAGAGGTGGAAGTAGGCAGCACCGCCGGTGATGTGAAAGTGGTAGTGGCAAACAAATGCGGCGATAGCGAAGCAGGCAGTCTGGCTGTGAAAGGCCTGACGGCACCGGCAACACCGGCTGCCATTACCGGCACCGCAGCCGTTTGCGCTAGCTCCGAAGCCCTGACCTATACCTTTGCAAACGCCGAGAACGGCGCGGTGTATACCTGGGCAGTGCCGGCCGGCTGGACGATCGTAAGCGGCCAGGGTACCGGTACCATCACAGTGAATGCCGGAACAGCCGGTGGTACCATCAGCGTATCGGGCACCAACACCTGCGGCACCAGCGGCACTGCCACTACAGAGGTAACAATCACCACGCCTCCGGCAGCGCCTGGTCCTATCCGGGATAAGAGCAACGTTTGTGATGGCCTGGTGTATACGATCGATGCCGTGTCTGGCGCTACTTCGTACACCTGGACCGTGTCAACAGGCTTTACCATCATCGAAGGACAGGGCACGACCAGCATCAAAGTAAAAGCCAGCCAGCCAACTGCCTCCGGCGAGGTAACGGTGGTCGCCAACAACGGCACCTGCGGCAGCGCAGTAGCTACTGCTACCATGGATGCCGCGCTTGCCGATGGCCAGCTAAACTTCCCGAAAGCCTTCAGCCCGAACAATGATGGTCGCAACGATACCTGGGAGATCAGCAACCTGCTCAAGTTCCCGGATAACGAAGTGCTGATCTTTAACCGCTGGGGCTCTGAAGTATACAGAAAGAAGAGCTACCAGAACGACTGGAACGGTAACAAGCTGGAAGCCGGCACCTACTTCTACAAAGTGCGTGTGAAGCTTTGCAACGGCGTCGATAAAGAGTTTACCGGGTATGTGGCCATCTTCCGATAA
- a CDS encoding PorP/SprF family type IX secretion system membrane protein, translated as MRIVYTLLALLLAFTASAQQNPQYSQYIFNSMNLNPAYTGSKNMLNLNLFHRSQWTGLDGAPSTQAASLDGLAAGDRLGLGLGLTRDEIGPQSTLSAYANVAVKLQVSAAGVLSLGVAPGLVQTTFDGTELGISDDPAIPSGKDTNIKPEIKIGAYYHTDRFYAGLSASDLLQFKETQYMEPERHYYFTSGYVFDLGTFVKFKPSVLVKETFSSPTNIDVNAFVLLGDRLWLGSSYRTSARVFKYDPESAEAMTKRTAVALIAELQLTKSLRLGYSYDKMLNDLGGFNTHEISVGYYFFKKKETKMLTPQYF; from the coding sequence ATGAGAATAGTTTATACGCTGCTGGCCCTACTGCTTGCGTTCACGGCTAGTGCCCAGCAAAACCCCCAGTACTCGCAGTACATTTTTAACAGCATGAACCTGAACCCGGCATACACCGGTAGCAAGAACATGCTCAACCTGAACCTCTTTCACCGCTCGCAGTGGACGGGGCTGGATGGAGCTCCCTCCACGCAGGCTGCCAGCCTGGACGGCCTGGCAGCAGGCGACCGCCTGGGCCTGGGCCTGGGGCTTACCCGCGATGAGATCGGCCCCCAGAGCACCCTGTCTGCCTATGCCAACGTAGCCGTAAAGCTGCAGGTAAGCGCGGCCGGCGTGCTGAGCCTGGGCGTGGCGCCAGGGCTGGTGCAAACCACCTTTGATGGTACCGAGCTGGGAATCTCCGATGACCCTGCCATCCCGTCCGGAAAAGACACCAACATCAAGCCCGAAATTAAAATCGGCGCGTACTACCACACCGATCGTTTTTATGCCGGCCTGTCGGCCTCCGATCTGCTGCAGTTCAAGGAAACCCAATACATGGAGCCGGAGCGTCATTATTACTTCACTTCCGGGTATGTGTTTGACCTGGGTACTTTTGTAAAGTTCAAGCCAAGCGTGCTGGTAAAAGAGACCTTCAGCTCGCCTACCAACATCGATGTGAATGCCTTTGTGCTGCTGGGCGACCGGCTCTGGCTTGGCAGCTCGTACCGCACCAGCGCCCGTGTGTTCAAGTATGATCCGGAAAGTGCCGAAGCAATGACCAAGCGCACAGCCGTAGCCCTGATCGCGGAGCTGCAGCTGACCAAATCGCTGCGCCTGGGCTATTCTTATGATAAGATGCTCAACGACCTGGGCGGCTTTAATACCCACGAGATCTCGGTTGGTTACTACTTCTTCAAGAAGAAAGAAACCAAGATGCTAACTCCCCAATACTTTTAA
- a CDS encoding OmpA family protein, giving the protein MRYTHAPLYLAIAAVLGFSPLAKAQSDLRKANKRFENLEFALALQNYTKAVKKRQPDLQTAERIAEAYRLTRQMQEAENWYAQVVAMPAHTPADVYFYADALRSNGKYEEAKAQFIKWGEELPEKADEAQALAKACDVAQTWMNMPPVAEVTPFQPINMAGYSEFSPAPYGSNGVIFTSDRGVAKADKKAKVYGWTGRPYLQLFSAQQDAEGNWSSPTAMQDVVNADYHNATASAAEEGNKLYFTRTHLVLKRGNVNADPTSWVNKPEVNEYVNRLEIFSAEKQSGNWGNIQPFSYNNVTNYSVGHPAITPDGNTLYFVSDMPGGLGDTDIYFSTRQADGSWGTPVNAGPAINTAGRESFPYVDADNKLYFASDGHAGMGGLDIFSAEGTQGAWRGVRNLGYPVNTAANDYGIMFTKPGETGLLSSNRDSQNGTDDIFKFTILKKPVVLAITTLERKQDEKKKNIQVPLPLVRIKVTQQNLTDSAVVMSDEEGTYFMDGRKGDTYTFLGSKDGFLNQEVLAQVPETAGDTVQVALLFDKNEIERAVVLENIYYDLDKWDIRPDAARELDKVVSLLKNNPRIAIEMSAHTDSRESKQYNQVLSERRAQAAVDYIVSKGIAKSRLTARGYGKTRLVNRCADGVECSEAEHQLNRRTEFKIKKN; this is encoded by the coding sequence ATGAGATATACACACGCACCCTTATACCTGGCGATAGCCGCCGTGCTGGGCTTTTCCCCGCTGGCAAAGGCCCAGTCGGACCTGCGCAAAGCCAATAAACGGTTCGAGAACCTGGAGTTTGCCCTGGCGCTGCAGAACTATACCAAAGCCGTAAAAAAACGCCAGCCTGATCTGCAGACTGCCGAGCGCATTGCCGAAGCCTACCGCCTGACCCGCCAGATGCAGGAAGCCGAGAACTGGTATGCCCAGGTAGTGGCCATGCCGGCCCATACGCCCGCCGATGTATACTTTTATGCCGATGCCCTGCGCAGTAACGGCAAGTATGAAGAGGCCAAGGCACAGTTTATAAAATGGGGCGAGGAACTGCCCGAAAAAGCCGACGAGGCCCAGGCGCTGGCAAAAGCCTGCGATGTAGCCCAGACCTGGATGAACATGCCGCCCGTAGCGGAAGTAACGCCTTTCCAGCCTATCAACATGGCCGGTTATTCGGAGTTCAGCCCTGCTCCTTACGGTAGCAATGGGGTGATCTTTACCTCTGACCGGGGCGTAGCCAAGGCCGACAAAAAAGCAAAAGTATATGGCTGGACCGGCCGCCCCTACCTGCAGCTCTTTTCAGCCCAGCAGGATGCGGAAGGCAACTGGAGCAGCCCGACAGCTATGCAGGACGTGGTGAACGCCGATTACCATAACGCCACGGCGTCTGCCGCCGAGGAAGGCAACAAACTATACTTTACCCGCACGCACCTGGTGCTGAAGCGCGGAAACGTAAATGCCGACCCTACGAGTTGGGTGAACAAACCGGAAGTGAACGAGTATGTGAACCGGTTGGAGATATTCTCGGCCGAAAAACAGAGCGGCAACTGGGGTAACATCCAGCCCTTCAGCTACAACAACGTGACGAATTATTCGGTAGGCCACCCGGCCATAACACCGGATGGCAACACGCTATACTTTGTTTCGGATATGCCGGGCGGTCTGGGCGATACTGACATTTATTTCTCCACGCGCCAGGCTGATGGCAGCTGGGGCACTCCCGTAAACGCAGGCCCTGCCATCAACACGGCGGGCCGCGAGAGCTTCCCGTATGTAGATGCCGACAACAAATTATACTTTGCCTCCGACGGACATGCCGGAATGGGCGGCCTCGACATCTTCTCTGCCGAAGGGACGCAGGGCGCCTGGAGAGGCGTGCGCAACCTAGGCTACCCGGTTAATACGGCCGCAAACGACTACGGCATCATGTTTACCAAACCCGGCGAAACTGGCCTGCTGTCGTCTAACCGCGACTCACAGAATGGTACCGATGACATTTTCAAGTTCACGATCCTGAAGAAACCGGTCGTGCTGGCTATCACCACGCTGGAGCGCAAGCAGGACGAGAAGAAAAAGAACATACAGGTGCCGCTGCCGCTGGTTAGAATAAAAGTAACACAGCAGAACTTAACCGACTCGGCCGTGGTTATGTCGGATGAGGAGGGTACCTACTTTATGGATGGCCGCAAAGGCGATACTTATACTTTCCTGGGCTCTAAAGACGGGTTCCTGAACCAGGAAGTGCTGGCGCAGGTGCCTGAAACAGCCGGCGACACCGTGCAGGTGGCCCTGCTCTTCGATAAAAATGAGATTGAGCGCGCCGTGGTGCTGGAAAACATTTACTACGACCTCGACAAGTGGGATATCCGCCCGGATGCGGCCAGAGAGCTGGATAAAGTGGTGTCGCTACTGAAAAACAACCCTAGAATAGCCATTGAGATGAGTGCCCATACCGACAGCCGCGAAAGCAAGCAGTACAACCAGGTACTTT